In Streptomyces sp. NBC_00414, a single window of DNA contains:
- the ftsR gene encoding transcriptional regulator FtsR: protein MLRTPSGGAGHGAAATDHGLMSIGTVLNVLRDEFPEVTVSKIRFLESEGLIEPQRTPSGYRKFSAGDIERLGHVLRMQRDHYLPLKVIREHLDAMGRGEAVPLPSVGRQRDGEAPSDPEEPTVARIGRDELLAAAEIGEQELDEWESYGLITPVLDGVYDAEAVTVAGLVLELGRFGIEPRHLRAVKAAADREAGLVDQVVAPLRLHRNPQTRAHAQARTKELAGLAVKLHAALVQSALGVRLP from the coding sequence ATGCTTCGAACACCGAGCGGCGGTGCCGGACACGGCGCCGCCGCCACGGACCACGGGCTGATGAGCATCGGCACGGTGCTGAACGTGCTGCGTGACGAGTTCCCCGAGGTCACTGTCTCCAAGATCCGGTTCCTGGAGTCCGAGGGCCTCATCGAGCCGCAGCGGACCCCGTCCGGGTACCGCAAGTTCAGCGCCGGCGACATAGAGCGTCTCGGGCACGTCCTGAGGATGCAGCGGGACCACTATCTGCCGCTGAAGGTCATCCGGGAACACCTGGACGCCATGGGACGCGGAGAGGCTGTCCCGCTGCCCTCCGTGGGGCGTCAGCGCGACGGTGAGGCACCGAGCGATCCGGAGGAGCCCACCGTGGCCCGGATCGGACGGGACGAGTTGCTGGCCGCCGCCGAGATCGGTGAGCAGGAGCTCGACGAGTGGGAGTCGTACGGACTCATCACCCCGGTGCTGGACGGGGTGTACGACGCCGAGGCGGTGACCGTCGCCGGACTGGTCCTGGAACTCGGGCGGTTCGGGATCGAGCCACGGCATCTGCGCGCCGTGAAGGCCGCAGCCGACCGCGAGGCGGGGCTGGTGGATCAGGTCGTGGCACCCCTGCGGCTCCATCGCAACCCGCAGACCAGGGCACACGCACAAGCGCGCACCAAGGAGCTGGCGGGACTCGCGGTGAAGCTGCACGCCGCCCTGGTCCAGTCGGCCCTCGGGGTGCGGCTGCCCTGA
- a CDS encoding bifunctional nuclease family protein, whose amino-acid sequence MNELDVVGVRVEMPSNQPIVLLREVGGDRYLPIWIGPGEATAIAFAQQGMAPARPLTHDLFKDVLEAVGQELTEVRITDLREGVFYAELVFASGVEVSARPSDAIALALRTGTPIYGSDGVLDDAGIAIPDEQEDEVEKFREFLDQISPEDFGTNSQ is encoded by the coding sequence GTGAACGAGCTCGACGTCGTAGGTGTCCGGGTCGAAATGCCCTCCAACCAACCGATCGTGCTCCTGCGTGAAGTGGGAGGCGACCGTTACCTCCCCATCTGGATCGGGCCGGGGGAGGCGACGGCGATCGCCTTCGCGCAGCAGGGCATGGCCCCCGCGCGACCGCTGACCCACGACCTGTTCAAGGACGTGCTGGAGGCCGTCGGCCAGGAGCTGACCGAAGTGCGCATCACCGACCTGCGGGAGGGTGTCTTCTACGCGGAGCTGGTGTTCGCCAGCGGAGTCGAGGTCAGCGCGCGGCCGTCCGACGCCATAGCGCTGGCGCTGCGCACCGGGACGCCCATCTACGGCAGCGACGGCGTCCTGGACGACGCCGGCATCGCGATCCCGGACGAGCAGGAGGACGAGGTGGAGAAGTTCCGCGAGTTCCTCGACCAGATCTCGCCCGAGGACTTCGGGACCAACAGCCAGTGA
- a CDS encoding MerR family transcriptional regulator, with the protein MRSSGDGTAGGAPGRGLGDSGPYPLHSSAADHVQRPTVVPGDDEVASEEIGYRGPTACAAAGITYRQLDYWARTGLVEPSVRPAYGSGTQRLYSFRDVVVLKIVKRFLDTGVSLQNIRTTVQHLKERGSCDLERMTLMSDGATVYECSSPDEVHALLQGGQGIFGIAVGVVWRDVESALSQLHGERVDTGETLVGANPTDELARRRNRAV; encoded by the coding sequence GTGAGAAGCAGCGGCGACGGTACGGCTGGGGGTGCTCCCGGACGCGGTCTGGGGGACAGCGGCCCGTACCCGCTTCACAGCAGCGCGGCCGATCACGTACAGCGGCCGACGGTGGTGCCGGGGGACGACGAGGTGGCGTCCGAGGAGATCGGTTATCGCGGGCCCACGGCCTGCGCGGCCGCGGGGATCACCTATCGGCAGTTGGACTACTGGGCGCGGACCGGGCTGGTCGAGCCCAGCGTGCGGCCCGCCTACGGGTCGGGGACACAGCGGCTCTACAGCTTCCGGGACGTGGTCGTCCTGAAGATCGTCAAGCGGTTCCTCGACACGGGGGTCTCGCTGCAGAACATCCGCACCACGGTCCAGCACCTCAAGGAGCGGGGATCCTGCGACCTGGAGCGGATGACGCTGATGAGCGACGGCGCGACGGTCTACGAATGCTCCTCGCCCGACGAGGTCCACGCCCTTCTCCAGGGCGGTCAGGGCATCTTCGGCATCGCCGTGGGCGTGGTGTGGCGGGACGTGGAGAGCGCGCTCTCACAGCTGCACGGGGAGCGTGTCGACACGGGTGAGACGCTCGTCGGGGCCAACCCCACGGACGAGCTGGCTCGGCGGCGCAACCGGGCGGTCTGA
- a CDS encoding DNA polymerase IV, whose product MRTAPTILHLDMDAFFASAEQASKPSLRGKAVIVGGLGPRGVVSTCSYEARVFGVHSAMPMAQARRLAPNAAYLVPRFGLYRQISEQVMGLLRELSPLVEPLSLDEAFVDLEAGETAWDERSALLAGRKLRADIRAVTGLTGSVGLAACKMLAKIASEQAKPDGLVLIEPGTERALLAPMSVRILPGVGPATGDHLRRGGISTVGEIAEAGEDELVRLLGKAHGLALYAMALARDERPVVAERDTKSVSVEDTYDVDIHDRVRVRMEVQRLADRCVQRLRGAHLSGRTIVLKVRRYDFSTLTRSETLRGPTDDPSVVREAAARLLEAVDTTGGVRLLGVGVSGLADYTQEDLFAQAQAQQALERAAEDAAVVVDEGAERGGAEAVEEVAGEAVGPAAGRVPEVPEPAAERQWRAGHDVRHAEFGHGWVQGSGLGRVTVRFETPDSLPGRVKTFRIDDPGLEVAEPLPLVARVPSAMDAEG is encoded by the coding sequence GTGAGAACCGCGCCCACGATCCTGCATCTCGACATGGATGCCTTCTTCGCCTCGGCGGAGCAGGCGTCCAAGCCGAGCCTGCGCGGTAAGGCGGTCATCGTGGGGGGCCTCGGACCGCGGGGCGTGGTCTCCACCTGTTCGTACGAGGCGCGGGTCTTCGGGGTGCATTCGGCGATGCCCATGGCGCAGGCCCGCCGCCTGGCACCGAACGCCGCCTACCTCGTACCGCGCTTCGGGCTCTACCGGCAGATCAGCGAGCAGGTGATGGGGCTCCTGCGGGAGCTGTCGCCGCTGGTGGAGCCGCTGAGCCTGGACGAGGCGTTCGTGGATCTGGAGGCCGGGGAGACGGCCTGGGACGAGCGGTCCGCGCTGCTGGCCGGGAGGAAGCTGCGCGCCGACATCCGGGCCGTCACGGGGCTCACCGGATCCGTGGGTCTCGCGGCCTGCAAGATGCTCGCGAAGATCGCCTCCGAGCAGGCCAAGCCCGACGGGCTCGTGCTGATAGAGCCGGGCACCGAGCGGGCCCTGCTCGCGCCCATGTCGGTGCGCATCCTGCCGGGCGTGGGGCCCGCCACGGGGGACCATCTGCGGCGGGGCGGGATCAGCACGGTCGGGGAGATCGCCGAGGCGGGCGAGGACGAGCTCGTACGGCTGCTGGGGAAGGCCCACGGCCTCGCCCTGTACGCCATGGCGCTGGCCCGCGACGAGCGGCCCGTGGTGGCCGAGCGGGACACCAAGTCGGTGTCCGTCGAGGACACGTACGACGTGGACATCCATGACCGGGTGCGGGTGCGGATGGAGGTGCAGCGGCTTGCGGACCGGTGTGTCCAGCGGTTGCGGGGGGCGCATCTGTCGGGGCGGACCATCGTGCTGAAGGTGCGGCGGTACGACTTCTCGACGCTGACGCGGTCGGAGACGTTGCGGGGGCCCACGGACGACCCCTCGGTGGTGCGGGAGGCTGCCGCGCGGCTGCTGGAGGCGGTGGACACCACGGGGGGTGTGCGGTTGTTGGGGGTCGGGGTTTCGGGGCTTGCCGACTACACGCAGGAGGATCTGTTCGCGCAGGCCCAGGCGCAGCAGGCCCTGGAGCGGGCTGCTGAGGATGCCGCTGTCGTTGTCGACGAGGGGGCGGAGCGGGGTGGGGCGGAGGCGGTCGAGGAGGTTGCTGGGGAGGCGGTCGGGCCGGCGGCGGGGCGGGTGCCCGAGGTGCCGGAGCCTGCGGCGGAGCGGCAGTGGCGGGCGGGGCACGATGTTCGGCATGCCGAGTTCGGGCATGGGTGGGTGCAGGGGAGTGGGCTGGGGAGGGTCACCGTGCGGTTCGAGACGCCGGATTCCTTGCCGGGGCGGGTGAAGACGTTTCGTATCGATGATCCTGGGTTGGAGGTGGCTGAGCCGTTGCCTCTGGTTGCGCGGGTGCCTTCGGCGATGGATGCGGAGGGGTAG
- a CDS encoding PRC-barrel domain-containing protein, with translation MQTDIDPRNLIGRKAFDRNGTKIGTVDEVYLDDATGAPEWAAIRTGLFSRDAFVPLEPSKVVDDSLHIPFERSLIKDAPDFGVGRHLSPEQELQLYHHYGLDLAPPPPFPDHDFGHLATTEDPT, from the coding sequence GTGCAGACCGACATCGATCCGCGCAACCTGATAGGCCGCAAGGCGTTCGACCGCAACGGCACGAAGATCGGCACCGTCGACGAGGTCTACCTCGACGACGCGACCGGTGCGCCGGAGTGGGCGGCCATACGCACCGGCCTGTTCAGCCGGGACGCCTTCGTCCCCCTGGAGCCCAGCAAGGTGGTCGACGACTCCCTGCACATCCCCTTCGAACGCTCCCTGATCAAGGACGCCCCCGACTTCGGAGTGGGCCGCCACCTCTCCCCCGAACAAGAACTGCAGCTCTACCACCACTACGGCCTGGACCTGGCCCCACCACCCCCCTTCCCGGACCACGACTTCGGCCACCTGGCAACCACAGAAGACCCCACCTGA
- the gcvP gene encoding aminomethyl-transferring glycine dehydrogenase, protein MTAQRIPLSELEQGIPFEQRHIGPDSAARAKMLAQVGYGSLDELTATAVPDVIKNADALELPGARTEAEVLAELRSLADRNQVLDSMIGLGYYGTFTPPVILRNVMESPAWYTAYTPYQPEISQGRLEALLNFQTVVADLTGLPTSGASLLDEGTAAAEAMALSRRMGKNKKGLFLIDADTMPQTIAVIQTRAEPTGVEVVVADLSDGIPAELAEREINGVLLQYPGASGAVRDLKPVVDRAHELGAVVTVAADLLALTLLTSPGELGADIAVGTTQRFGVPMGFGGPHAGYMAVREKFARSLPGRLVGVSVDVDGNKAYRLALQTREQHIRREKATSNICTAQVLLAVMAGMYAVYHGPEGLKGIAQRTHRYATILAAGLRAGGVEVVHEAYFDTLTVRVPGRAAETLAAARQGGVNLHLVDADHLSLSCDETTTRAQLGVVWSAFGVDGDVTALDGTAQDTLPEPLLRTDEYLAHPVFHQYRSETAMLRYLRRLADRDYALDRGMIPLGSCTMKLNATTEMEPVTWPEFGQLHPFAPAEQAQGYLTLIRELEERLAEVTGYDKVSLQPNAGSQGELAGLLAVRGYHRANGDEQRTVCLIPSSAHGTNAASAVMAGMKVVVVKTADDGEIDVEDLRAKIEQYRDELSVLMITYPSTHGVFEEHVADICAQVHEAGGQVYVDGANLNALVGLAKPGHFGGDVSHLNLHKTFCIPHGGGGPGVGPVGVREHLAPHLPNHPLQPAAGPETGVGPVSAAPWGSAGILPISWAYVRLMGGEGLKRATQVAVLSANYVAKRLEPHYPVLYTGPGGLVAHECIIDLRPLTKATGVSVDDVAKRFIDYGFHAPTMSFPVAGTLMIEPTESEDLTELDRFCDAMIAIRAEIEKVGSGEWAADDNPLRNAPHTAAALGGEWEHAYSREEAVFPAGVSAADKYWPPVRRIDQAYGDRNLVCSCPPLDAYED, encoded by the coding sequence ATGACCGCCCAACGTATTCCGCTCTCCGAGCTCGAACAGGGAATCCCCTTCGAGCAGCGTCACATCGGGCCCGACTCCGCGGCCCGCGCCAAGATGCTCGCGCAGGTGGGGTACGGCTCGCTCGACGAGCTGACGGCCACCGCGGTGCCGGATGTGATCAAGAACGCCGACGCGCTGGAACTGCCGGGTGCGCGTACCGAGGCCGAGGTGCTGGCCGAGCTGCGCTCCCTGGCGGATCGCAACCAGGTGCTGGACTCCATGATCGGGCTCGGTTACTACGGGACGTTCACGCCGCCCGTCATTCTGCGCAACGTCATGGAGAGCCCGGCCTGGTACACGGCGTACACGCCCTATCAGCCCGAGATCTCGCAGGGGCGGCTGGAAGCCCTGCTGAACTTCCAGACCGTGGTCGCCGACCTGACCGGACTGCCGACCTCCGGCGCCTCGCTGCTCGACGAGGGCACGGCCGCCGCCGAGGCCATGGCGCTGTCGCGGCGCATGGGGAAGAACAAGAAGGGCCTCTTCCTCATCGACGCGGACACCATGCCGCAGACCATCGCCGTGATCCAGACCCGTGCCGAGCCCACCGGCGTCGAGGTCGTCGTCGCCGACCTGAGCGACGGCATCCCCGCCGAGCTGGCCGAGCGCGAGATCAACGGCGTACTCCTCCAGTACCCCGGCGCCTCCGGTGCCGTGCGGGACCTCAAGCCCGTCGTCGACCGGGCGCACGAGCTGGGCGCGGTCGTCACCGTCGCCGCCGACCTGCTCGCCCTGACGCTCCTCACCTCGCCCGGTGAGCTGGGCGCCGACATCGCCGTCGGTACGACCCAGCGCTTCGGTGTGCCGATGGGCTTCGGCGGGCCGCACGCCGGATACATGGCGGTGCGCGAGAAGTTCGCGCGCAGCCTGCCCGGCCGGCTCGTCGGCGTCTCGGTCGACGTGGACGGCAACAAGGCGTACCGCCTCGCCCTGCAGACGCGGGAGCAGCACATCCGCCGCGAGAAGGCGACCAGCAACATCTGCACGGCTCAGGTGCTGCTCGCCGTGATGGCCGGGATGTACGCCGTCTACCACGGCCCCGAGGGACTGAAGGGCATCGCTCAGCGCACCCACCGCTACGCCACGATCCTCGCCGCGGGTCTGAGGGCGGGCGGTGTCGAGGTCGTCCACGAGGCGTACTTCGACACCCTCACCGTGCGGGTGCCGGGCCGGGCCGCCGAGACGCTCGCCGCCGCCCGCCAGGGCGGGGTCAACCTCCACCTCGTCGACGCGGACCACCTGTCCCTCTCCTGCGACGAGACGACCACGCGGGCCCAGCTGGGCGTCGTCTGGTCGGCGTTCGGAGTCGACGGCGATGTGACGGCACTGGACGGGACCGCGCAGGACACGCTGCCGGAGCCGCTGCTGCGCACCGACGAGTACCTCGCGCACCCGGTCTTCCACCAGTACCGCTCGGAGACGGCGATGCTGCGCTACCTGCGCCGCCTCGCCGACCGTGACTACGCGCTCGACCGGGGCATGATCCCGCTCGGCTCGTGCACCATGAAGCTCAACGCGACCACCGAGATGGAGCCGGTCACCTGGCCCGAGTTCGGGCAGCTGCACCCCTTCGCGCCCGCCGAGCAGGCGCAGGGCTACCTGACGCTCATCCGTGAGCTGGAGGAGCGGCTCGCCGAGGTCACGGGCTACGACAAGGTGTCGTTGCAGCCCAACGCCGGTTCGCAGGGTGAGCTGGCCGGTCTGCTGGCCGTCCGCGGCTACCACCGGGCCAACGGCGACGAGCAGCGCACCGTCTGTCTCATCCCGTCCTCCGCGCACGGCACGAACGCCGCTAGTGCCGTGATGGCAGGGATGAAGGTCGTCGTCGTCAAGACCGCGGACGACGGCGAGATCGACGTCGAGGATCTGCGTGCCAAGATCGAGCAGTACCGTGACGAGCTGTCCGTGCTGATGATCACGTACCCCTCGACGCACGGCGTGTTCGAGGAGCACGTCGCCGACATCTGCGCGCAGGTGCACGAGGCGGGCGGTCAGGTCTACGTCGACGGCGCCAACCTCAACGCGCTGGTCGGCCTCGCCAAGCCCGGTCACTTCGGCGGCGACGTCTCGCACCTCAACCTGCACAAGACCTTCTGCATCCCGCACGGCGGCGGCGGCCCCGGCGTCGGCCCGGTCGGCGTGCGCGAGCACCTGGCGCCGCACCTGCCGAACCACCCGCTGCAGCCCGCCGCGGGCCCGGAGACGGGCGTGGGCCCGGTCTCCGCGGCGCCCTGGGGTTCCGCGGGCATCCTGCCCATCTCGTGGGCGTACGTCCGTCTCATGGGCGGGGAGGGCCTCAAGCGGGCCACGCAGGTCGCGGTGCTCAGCGCCAACTACGTGGCCAAGCGTCTGGAGCCGCACTACCCGGTCCTGTACACCGGTCCCGGCGGGCTGGTGGCGCACGAGTGCATCATCGACCTGCGGCCGCTGACCAAGGCGACCGGTGTGAGCGTCGACGACGTCGCCAAGCGGTTCATCGACTACGGGTTCCACGCGCCGACCATGTCGTTCCCGGTGGCCGGCACGCTGATGATCGAGCCCACCGAGAGCGAGGACCTCACGGAACTCGACCGGTTCTGCGACGCGATGATCGCCATTCGCGCGGAGATCGAGAAGGTCGGCTCGGGCGAGTGGGCGGCGGACGACAACCCGCTGCGCAACGCGCCGCACACCGCTGCCGCGCTCGGCGGCGAGTGGGAGCACGCCTACAGCCGCGAGGAGGCCGTGTTCCCGGCCGGGGTCTCGGCCGCCGACAAGTACTGGCCGCCGGTGCGGCGGATCGACCAGGCGTACGGCGACCGGAACCTGGTCTGTTCCTGCCCGCCGCTGGACGCGTACGAGGACTAG
- a CDS encoding carboxylesterase/lipase family protein gives MPTVTTPHGTLLGELTGGITAFKGIPYAAAPSGPNRFRPPQPVESWQGIRDARAYGPTAPKGPYPAPLDEIIPEVDLPGEDCLNLNVWTPDTAGHRPVLVWLHGGAFTNGSGSVPLYDGSRFARDGVVCVTINYRLGADGFLAIDDGDTANLGLLDQLAALHWVRENIAVFGGDPANVTVFGESAGAMSIGALLASPRSAGLFRRAALQSGAAHHAISPATARLVGHGLAGLLGVPPTRRAIADVPAERLVRGVEELRATIAANPDPVLWGEIAQNMMPFEPVVDGALLPVAPIEAISSGAGADVDILIGTNSDEFRLFLVPTGVLDHIGEPHLRAAAAGYGLDPDEATAAYRAERPDASPGELFAALVTDWFYRLPAIRLAEQRSGGAGSTFVYEFGWRPPTFDGRLGACHTLEMPFVFDRLDDPAMKPLLGTEPPQHLADAMHSAWVSFATHGDPGWPAYDSEDRTTMRFDTVSKPLTDPRPRQRTLWDGHR, from the coding sequence ATGCCCACCGTCACCACCCCGCACGGCACCCTGCTCGGAGAACTCACCGGCGGTATCACCGCGTTCAAAGGCATCCCCTACGCCGCGGCCCCCTCCGGCCCGAACCGCTTCAGGCCGCCGCAGCCCGTCGAGAGCTGGCAGGGCATCCGCGACGCCCGCGCCTACGGGCCCACCGCGCCGAAGGGCCCGTACCCCGCCCCGCTCGACGAGATCATCCCCGAGGTGGATCTCCCCGGCGAGGACTGCCTCAACCTCAACGTCTGGACCCCCGACACGGCCGGGCATCGGCCGGTCCTGGTGTGGCTGCACGGCGGTGCCTTCACCAACGGCTCCGGGTCGGTCCCCCTCTACGACGGCAGCCGCTTCGCCCGCGACGGCGTCGTCTGCGTCACCATCAACTACCGCCTCGGCGCCGACGGTTTCCTCGCGATCGACGACGGCGACACCGCCAACCTCGGTCTGCTCGACCAGCTCGCCGCTCTGCACTGGGTGCGGGAGAACATCGCCGTGTTCGGCGGCGACCCCGCCAACGTCACCGTCTTCGGCGAGTCCGCCGGTGCCATGAGCATCGGTGCCCTGCTCGCCTCACCCCGGTCCGCCGGCCTCTTCCGCCGCGCCGCGCTGCAGAGCGGCGCCGCACACCACGCCATCAGCCCGGCCACCGCCAGACTTGTCGGGCACGGCCTGGCCGGGCTGCTCGGCGTCCCCCCGACCCGCCGCGCCATCGCCGACGTTCCGGCGGAGCGGCTCGTGCGGGGCGTGGAAGAACTGCGCGCCACCATCGCGGCCAACCCGGATCCGGTCCTGTGGGGCGAGATCGCGCAGAACATGATGCCCTTCGAACCGGTCGTCGACGGAGCCCTGCTCCCCGTAGCCCCCATCGAGGCCATCTCCTCCGGCGCCGGCGCCGATGTGGACATCCTGATCGGCACCAACAGCGACGAGTTCCGGCTCTTCCTCGTCCCCACCGGCGTACTCGACCACATAGGCGAGCCCCACCTGCGGGCCGCCGCCGCCGGTTACGGCCTGGACCCCGACGAGGCCACAGCGGCCTACCGCGCGGAGCGCCCGGACGCCTCTCCCGGTGAGCTGTTCGCCGCCCTGGTCACCGACTGGTTCTACCGCCTGCCCGCCATTCGTCTCGCGGAGCAGCGCTCCGGCGGGGCGGGCTCCACGTTCGTGTACGAGTTCGGCTGGCGGCCGCCGACCTTCGACGGCCGCCTCGGCGCCTGCCACACCCTCGAAATGCCCTTCGTCTTCGACCGTCTCGACGATCCGGCCATGAAGCCGCTGCTCGGCACCGAGCCGCCTCAGCACCTCGCGGACGCCATGCACAGCGCCTGGGTCTCCTTCGCGACCCACGGCGACCCCGGCTGGCCCGCGTACGACTCCGAGGACCGCACCACCATGCGCTTCGACACGGTCTCGAAGCCGCTCACCGACCCACGCCCGCGGCAGCGCACCCTGTGGGACGGACACAGGTGA
- a CDS encoding helix-turn-helix transcriptional regulator, which yields MREPAEPHGTTTPTPVPAPTYPPGKARPNENTMPLDHGELGRFLRARREALRPADVGLFPGPRRRAPGLRRSEVALLANISVDYYERLEQSRGTHPSQPILAGLARALRLSADGRDYLYRLAGFEPPADPAADRYVEPGMMFLLDSLTAVPAHVVDDLTTIVAQNRLSATLFGPWAQRTGRQANATWRWFTEPDSRAQDFLEEDEATGQGYVASLRAAAAARRHDSTVTRLITDLTARSPEFASYWEKMEVEPNRSTAKTFRHPELGRLDLTCEIVLSATAGHSLIILRPQPGTDTADRLARLATRPDDN from the coding sequence ATGCGCGAGCCCGCAGAGCCGCACGGAACGACGACACCAACTCCCGTGCCGGCCCCCACGTACCCGCCCGGCAAGGCGCGACCGAACGAGAACACAATGCCGTTGGACCACGGCGAACTGGGCCGATTCCTGCGTGCCAGGCGCGAGGCACTACGCCCGGCGGACGTCGGACTGTTCCCCGGACCACGCAGACGCGCCCCAGGGCTGAGACGTTCGGAAGTGGCGCTGCTGGCCAACATCTCCGTCGACTACTACGAACGGCTTGAGCAGAGCCGTGGGACGCACCCTTCACAGCCGATCCTGGCCGGGCTGGCCCGCGCGCTGCGGCTGTCGGCCGACGGACGGGACTACCTGTACCGCCTCGCCGGCTTCGAACCTCCGGCGGACCCCGCGGCGGACCGGTACGTGGAGCCGGGAATGATGTTCCTGCTCGACTCGCTCACGGCTGTACCCGCCCACGTGGTGGACGACCTCACCACCATCGTCGCGCAGAACCGTCTCAGCGCCACTCTGTTCGGCCCCTGGGCCCAGCGCACCGGCAGGCAGGCGAACGCGACTTGGCGATGGTTCACCGAACCGGACTCCCGGGCACAGGATTTCCTCGAAGAGGACGAGGCGACGGGTCAGGGATACGTCGCCAGTCTGCGTGCGGCGGCCGCCGCACGCAGACACGACAGCACGGTCACCCGGCTCATCACCGACCTGACGGCCAGGAGCCCTGAGTTCGCGTCGTACTGGGAAAAGATGGAGGTCGAGCCCAACAGATCGACGGCCAAGACCTTCCGGCACCCCGAACTCGGCCGTCTCGACCTGACCTGCGAGATCGTCCTGAGCGCGACGGCCGGCCACAGTCTGATCATTCTGCGACCCCAGCCCGGTACGGATACAGCGGACCGCCTGGCACGCCTCGCCACCCGGCCGGACGACAACTGA
- a CDS encoding DUF5999 family protein, which produces MCQHQRPCPTADSADREAALLVAHHPEQGWSLLCNGVLLFEDTGELLPDGRIIAPHRPLALDVMTAA; this is translated from the coding sequence ATGTGCCAGCACCAGCGACCGTGCCCGACAGCCGACTCCGCCGACCGGGAGGCAGCGCTCCTCGTGGCGCACCACCCGGAGCAGGGATGGAGCCTGCTGTGCAACGGCGTCCTGCTCTTCGAGGACACCGGTGAGCTCTTGCCGGACGGCCGGATCATCGCACCGCACCGGCCATTGGCCCTGGACGTCATGACCGCGGCCTGA